In one window of Rhodopseudomonas palustris HaA2 DNA:
- a CDS encoding low temperature requirement protein A — protein sequence MTTEASSAANLLRVRRPHEHSRVTYVELFFDLVFVFAVTQVSHFLLGHVTPVGALQALILMSAIWWVWVYTSWITNWLDPELTRVRLMLFALMSAGLLLSTSIPRAFESRGLAFALAFVAMQVGRSAFAFLSTPKAEPLRINFFRITSWLCVSGVFWIAGGLLDGPARIALWMIALAIEYAGPVAGFYVPWIGASTTQDWSVEGGHMAERCALFIIIALGESIVVTGATFAGIEWTVTTFAAFGSTLIGAIAMWWIYFHIGVHLGSEKISQSSDPGRLARLAYTYIHLPIVAGIVVTAVSDEQVLAHPSGHADIKVTLTTIGGPLLFLIGVLLFKRAVRGHLQPSHMAGIAALLALIPVAPLMAPLALSIATTAILLAVGIWEAVSLGAAARSPVE from the coding sequence GAACACAGCCGCGTCACCTATGTCGAATTGTTCTTCGACCTGGTGTTCGTGTTCGCCGTCACCCAGGTGTCGCATTTCCTGCTGGGGCATGTCACGCCGGTGGGCGCGCTGCAGGCGCTGATCCTGATGTCGGCGATCTGGTGGGTGTGGGTCTACACTTCCTGGATCACCAACTGGCTCGACCCCGAACTCACCCGCGTCCGGCTGATGCTGTTCGCGCTGATGAGCGCCGGGTTGCTGCTGTCGACCTCGATCCCGCGCGCCTTCGAGAGCCGCGGCCTCGCTTTCGCGCTGGCCTTCGTGGCGATGCAGGTCGGACGCAGTGCCTTCGCCTTTCTCTCGACGCCGAAAGCCGAGCCGCTGCGGATCAATTTCTTCCGGATCACGAGTTGGCTGTGCGTCAGCGGCGTGTTCTGGATCGCCGGCGGCCTGCTCGATGGCCCCGCGCGGATCGCGCTGTGGATGATCGCGCTGGCGATCGAATATGCCGGGCCGGTGGCGGGCTTCTACGTGCCGTGGATCGGCGCCTCGACGACGCAGGATTGGAGCGTCGAGGGCGGCCATATGGCGGAGCGCTGCGCGCTGTTCATCATCATCGCGCTCGGCGAATCGATCGTGGTGACGGGCGCGACCTTCGCCGGCATCGAATGGACCGTGACGACCTTCGCCGCCTTCGGCTCGACGCTGATCGGCGCGATCGCGATGTGGTGGATCTACTTCCACATCGGCGTGCATCTCGGCTCGGAGAAGATCTCGCAGTCGAGCGATCCCGGCCGGCTGGCGCGGCTCGCCTACACCTACATCCACCTGCCGATCGTCGCCGGAATCGTCGTCACCGCGGTCAGTGACGAACAGGTGCTGGCGCATCCCAGCGGCCACGCCGACATCAAGGTGACCCTCACCACGATCGGCGGCCCGCTGCTGTTCCTGATCGGCGTGCTCTTGTTCAAGCGCGCGGTGCGCGGCCATCTGCAGCCGTCGCACATGGCCGGCATCGCCGCGCTGCTGGCGCTGATCCCGGTGGCGCCGCTGATGGCCCCGCTGGCGCTGTCGATCGCGACCACGGCGATCCTGTTGGCGGTCGGCATCTGGGAAGCCGTCTCGCTCGGCGCCGCCGCGCGCTCGCCGGTGGAGTGA